From Hippea alviniae EP5-r, one genomic window encodes:
- the nrfD gene encoding NrfD/PsrC family molybdoenzyme membrane anchor subunit → MSQRILKKQFAIDGWVVFYLLLAAVGGIGMALVFFNGQEASYNVTREISWGLLIIGYSFFVGITTGLSLLAAFGHLFGFENFHVLSRKIMWMALSALIAGFFIIFWDLGGPFRLQILRFVVNIVPFHWTSPIWWMSVLYAMELPILIVEVLLLLANKEKYTFIASILGFIVGISAYSNMGFVFSANVARPFWHGPFIPMFFILSAVGLGAAFAIIVLFISRKELSDERFEITLKIFSKTLFLVLLTVIFAKIWRTIALLYGREPMTYQAVKELVAGSMAFNFWFFEILVGILIPFFVLIFSRFKSLWASLFAAFCVIVGVFFMRYDAVIAGQIIPENSVYFDKVEVLHYFPSIAEISLFISAAGVMGLLYVLGSRILRLEEENHG, encoded by the coding sequence ATGTCTCAGCGAATCTTAAAAAAGCAGTTTGCCATTGATGGCTGGGTCGTGTTTTATCTGTTACTTGCTGCTGTCGGTGGCATAGGTATGGCTTTGGTATTTTTTAACGGTCAGGAAGCAAGCTATAATGTAACGCGCGAGATTTCTTGGGGTCTTCTCATTATAGGCTATTCGTTTTTTGTCGGAATAACAACCGGCCTTTCTTTGCTTGCAGCCTTTGGCCATCTGTTTGGTTTTGAGAATTTTCATGTATTAAGTAGAAAGATTATGTGGATGGCTTTAAGTGCCTTGATTGCTGGATTTTTTATAATTTTTTGGGATTTGGGTGGACCTTTTAGATTGCAAATATTGAGATTTGTGGTAAATATCGTTCCATTTCACTGGACTTCTCCTATCTGGTGGATGTCTGTTTTGTATGCTATGGAGTTGCCTATCCTTATAGTTGAAGTTCTCCTACTTCTTGCCAATAAGGAAAAATACACCTTTATTGCAAGTATTCTGGGTTTTATTGTTGGAATAAGCGCATATAGCAACATGGGATTTGTTTTTTCTGCAAATGTGGCAAGGCCGTTCTGGCATGGCCCATTTATTCCGATGTTCTTTATTCTTTCAGCTGTTGGTCTTGGAGCTGCCTTTGCGATTATTGTTCTGTTTATAAGTAGAAAAGAGCTCTCTGATGAAAGATTTGAAATAACATTAAAGATATTCTCGAAAACTTTATTCTTGGTGCTTCTTACTGTTATATTTGCAAAAATCTGGAGAACGATAGCGCTACTTTATGGAAGAGAGCCCATGACCTATCAGGCAGTAAAGGAGCTTGTTGCGGGTTCTATGGCATTTAATTTCTGGTTTTTCGAGATATTGGTTGGCATTTTAATTCCTTTCTTTGTTTTGATTTTTTCAAGGTTTAAGTCTTTGTGGGCGTCGCTTTTTGCTGCTTTCTGTGTGATAGTTGGCGTATTCTTCATGAGATACGATGCCGTTATTGCAGGCCAGATTATTCCTGAGAACTCTGTATATTTTGACAAAGTTGAAGTTTTACACTATTTTCCGTCGATTGCTGAGATAAGCCTGTTTATCTCAGCTGCAGGTGTTATGGGTCTGTTGTATGTTTTAGGAAGTCGGATTCTCCGATTAGAGGAGGAAAACCATGGCTAA
- a CDS encoding molybdopterin-containing oxidoreductase family protein, translated as MAKITRRAFIKTAAITTSALAAGSVFSKSSSAKSKKELYDEKMTHYDKGKTSFTYCEMCFWNCGVIAHTRNGVVHKLEGNPFNPNNRGHLCAKGNSGIMSLYDPNRLKYPLIRVGKRGEGKFKKASWDEAFDYVANKLKEITSKYGAKSVASFLHGTGEEPFIILSHAIGTPNVVIPAYSQCMGSREVGWVLTYGTGVSGHSTFDFKNSKYIISFGRNLLGALQVREAEDVTEALARGAKLVYCDPRFSETAAKAYRWLPVRPGTDLALILGIIHVMIRDGLVNMDFVNKYCFGFSQLAEHVKQYTPEWAEKETGIDATTIETVAWEFAKYAPNVVAVPPRRFSRYGNDTQTSRAIAILNALAGNWGVPGGIWVRSKYAYILAEYNRGECDVREIEFREPKEGEPPKPTDERADGAGTLFPLAPKSLGRENGMIEATRMQKPYPIKAWLLYGTNPIGSSSIGKNKLVEEVIPNLDFIVDIDIIPNDISMYADVILPESVYLERYDLPHIQKDAYPFIAIREPAVKPLFDTKGAWDIAKGIAERLGHGKYFEKSVEGRIEEILKELPEEQRKELKEKGVVVFEGTQPFPQAAGEELKFKTPSKKVELYSTKLAKFYEEKKDEYYYPLPKYVPPVQPKESGAYRLLFGRVPMHTHARTQNNKMLAEIYPENELWINEEEARKLGLKEHDKVVLHSLETGVDSEPIKVKPTARIRRDCVFIAHGFGHISKFLEVAYKKGASDSSLCSDGVDRISGAAALNNAFVKIKKVRG; from the coding sequence ATGGCTAAAATAACAAGAAGAGCGTTTATAAAAACTGCTGCTATAACGACTTCTGCTTTAGCGGCAGGTAGCGTGTTTTCTAAGAGTTCGTCTGCTAAATCTAAAAAAGAGCTGTATGATGAGAAAATGACACATTACGACAAAGGAAAAACGAGTTTTACATACTGCGAAATGTGTTTTTGGAATTGCGGCGTTATAGCTCATACAAGAAACGGTGTTGTTCACAAACTTGAAGGTAATCCTTTTAATCCAAACAACAGAGGACATCTCTGTGCAAAAGGAAACTCTGGAATTATGTCTTTATACGACCCTAACAGGCTCAAATATCCGCTTATAAGGGTTGGGAAAAGAGGGGAAGGAAAGTTTAAAAAAGCAAGCTGGGATGAAGCGTTTGACTATGTAGCTAATAAGCTTAAAGAGATAACCAGCAAGTATGGTGCAAAAAGCGTTGCAAGCTTCTTGCACGGAACGGGAGAAGAGCCATTTATTATTCTTTCTCATGCCATAGGAACACCTAATGTTGTTATACCAGCTTACTCTCAATGTATGGGTTCAAGAGAAGTAGGTTGGGTTTTAACTTATGGAACTGGTGTTTCAGGGCACTCGACTTTCGATTTTAAAAACTCAAAATATATAATCTCTTTCGGAAGAAACCTGCTTGGTGCTTTGCAAGTAAGGGAAGCAGAAGATGTGACGGAAGCTTTAGCAAGAGGGGCGAAATTAGTTTACTGCGACCCAAGATTTTCTGAAACTGCTGCAAAAGCCTATAGATGGCTTCCTGTAAGACCGGGAACAGACCTTGCTCTTATTTTAGGTATTATACATGTAATGATAAGAGATGGGCTGGTTAATATGGATTTCGTCAATAAGTATTGCTTTGGTTTTAGTCAGCTTGCAGAACATGTTAAACAATATACGCCAGAGTGGGCAGAGAAAGAGACTGGTATAGACGCAACAACGATAGAAACAGTTGCTTGGGAATTTGCAAAATACGCTCCTAATGTTGTTGCTGTTCCGCCAAGACGATTCTCAAGGTATGGCAACGATACTCAAACATCAAGGGCTATAGCCATACTTAACGCGCTTGCAGGAAATTGGGGTGTTCCAGGCGGTATATGGGTAAGAAGCAAGTATGCCTATATATTAGCAGAATACAACAGAGGCGAATGTGATGTTAGGGAGATAGAGTTTAGAGAACCAAAAGAAGGGGAGCCGCCAAAGCCAACCGATGAGAGAGCTGATGGAGCAGGAACATTATTCCCGCTTGCTCCAAAAAGCTTGGGAAGAGAAAATGGAATGATAGAAGCAACAAGGATGCAAAAGCCTTATCCTATCAAGGCTTGGCTTCTTTATGGGACAAATCCAATAGGCTCTTCTTCCATAGGTAAGAACAAGCTCGTTGAAGAAGTTATACCTAACCTTGACTTTATAGTTGATATAGACATAATACCAAACGACATCAGTATGTATGCAGATGTTATATTGCCTGAATCTGTTTATCTTGAGAGATACGACTTGCCACACATTCAGAAAGATGCTTATCCGTTTATCGCAATAAGAGAACCTGCTGTAAAACCACTGTTTGATACGAAGGGTGCATGGGATATAGCAAAGGGCATAGCAGAAAGATTGGGTCACGGTAAATATTTTGAAAAGAGCGTCGAAGGGAGAATAGAAGAGATATTGAAAGAGTTACCAGAAGAGCAACGAAAAGAGCTTAAAGAAAAAGGTGTTGTGGTGTTTGAAGGCACGCAACCTTTCCCCCAGGCTGCAGGAGAAGAGCTTAAATTTAAAACGCCTTCTAAAAAGGTTGAGCTTTACTCCACGAAGCTTGCCAAGTTTTACGAAGAGAAGAAGGATGAGTATTACTATCCATTGCCCAAATATGTTCCACCTGTTCAGCCGAAAGAGAGTGGAGCTTATAGATTGTTATTTGGAAGGGTACCTATGCATACTCATGCAAGAACCCAAAACAACAAGATGCTTGCAGAAATATATCCAGAGAACGAGTTGTGGATAAACGAAGAAGAAGCCAGAAAGCTCGGACTCAAAGAACACGATAAGGTTGTTCTTCATAGTCTTGAAACTGGTGTTGATTCTGAACCTATAAAAGTGAAACCTACAGCAAGAATAAGAAGGGATTGTGTGTTTATTGCTCATGGGTTTGGACATATCTCCAAATTCCTTGAAGTCGCATATAAGAAAGGAGCTTCTGACTCATCTCTGTGTAGTGACGGCGTTGACAGAATTAGTGGGGCAGCGGCTTTAAACAACGCTTTCGTCAAAATAAAGAAGGTTAGGGGTTAA
- a CDS encoding 4Fe-4S dicluster domain-containing protein, translating into MDAKKRKHRYTMVIVQDRCIGCMACYSACKFEWEVPINKEMFRTQVLEIEKKGVDGNPVVTFLPILCNHCDNAPCVDVCPTGASYKREEDGIVLVEPSMCIGCKACMEACPYNARYYNEELTAVDKCTFCLPRISNGLEPACVATCVGEARNFGDLNDRNSKVYKLLKDAKKVWRLQEDKGTLPNVYYVSMND; encoded by the coding sequence ATGGATGCAAAGAAGAGAAAACATAGATATACCATGGTTATAGTGCAGGATAGGTGCATAGGATGTATGGCATGTTATAGTGCCTGCAAATTTGAATGGGAAGTGCCGATTAATAAAGAGATGTTTAGAACGCAGGTTTTAGAGATTGAGAAAAAAGGAGTTGATGGCAATCCCGTTGTAACCTTTCTTCCTATACTGTGCAACCACTGCGATAACGCTCCGTGCGTTGATGTCTGTCCTACAGGTGCAAGTTATAAAAGGGAAGAAGATGGCATTGTGCTGGTTGAGCCATCTATGTGTATAGGCTGTAAGGCATGTATGGAAGCTTGTCCTTATAATGCAAGATATTATAATGAAGAATTGACAGCTGTTGATAAGTGCACATTCTGCTTGCCGAGAATAAGCAATGGCCTTGAGCCTGCATGCGTTGCAACTTGCGTGGGCGAAGCAAGGAATTTTGGTGATTTAAATGACAGAAACAGTAAGGTTTACAAACTGCTAAAAGATGCTAAAAAGGTTTGGAGACTTCAGGAAGATAAAGGTACATTGCCTAATGTTTATTATGTAAGTATGAATGATTGA
- a CDS encoding ubiquinol-cytochrome c reductase iron-sulfur subunit — translation MNRRDFLGKALVYMPALGVLALAFPFYYFINSLYSKRRVEIPINKINKRVVFFKDYDIFIVKVESGFKVFDAHCTHMGCILNYNNKDKLFECPCHGSVFDLSGKRLKGPARKPLNRLTFKIVNNSLIIG, via the coding sequence TTGAATAGAAGAGACTTTTTAGGGAAGGCTTTAGTTTATATGCCTGCTTTAGGCGTTTTGGCTTTAGCCTTCCCTTTTTATTATTTTATAAATTCCTTATACAGCAAAAGAAGAGTCGAGATCCCGATAAACAAAATAAACAAAAGAGTTGTGTTTTTTAAAGATTACGATATTTTTATTGTAAAGGTGGAAAGCGGATTTAAAGTTTTTGACGCTCACTGCACTCACATGGGATGTATATTGAATTACAACAACAAAGATAAGCTGTTTGAATGTCCTTGTCATGGAAGCGTATTTGATTTAAGCGGAAAAAGACTTAAAGGACCTGCCAGAAAGCCGCTTAACAGATTGACTTTTAAAATTGTTAATAATAGTTTAATCATAGGATGA
- a CDS encoding cytochrome b N-terminal domain-containing protein codes for MKIDYVISWICQALFIVALLSGIPLVFAYYPQHAFESVQKITYLTPFGLFFRKLHYFSSELLLFFIVFHVIIELFLSYKSKRKTESDYLFGSLAFIAVILLMFSGYVLKADQNGQSAALVAQNIMKDSVILKYFSSFLSDSSVFYWKFFLWHVIFLPFFFFLFVFYHAKRVLPRIEFVSIALSLSVIFMLFFKMPKDIPFNLTSKHLTGPWFFEGVENMLKMNVNVDIAVFLGFFPSIALMFYKNESKFKTVINILLILWVIFYVAISLV; via the coding sequence ATGAAGATAGATTATGTAATATCATGGATATGCCAAGCTCTGTTTATTGTTGCTTTGTTGAGTGGCATACCACTTGTCTTTGCCTATTATCCACAACACGCTTTTGAAAGTGTTCAGAAAATAACATATTTAACACCGTTTGGCTTATTTTTTAGAAAACTTCACTATTTCTCTTCAGAGCTTCTTTTGTTTTTCATCGTTTTTCATGTGATTATAGAACTTTTTTTGTCTTATAAGAGCAAAAGAAAAACAGAGTCTGACTATCTATTTGGCAGTTTAGCTTTTATTGCCGTGATTCTTTTAATGTTTAGCGGATATGTTTTAAAAGCCGACCAGAATGGTCAATCTGCGGCTTTGGTTGCTCAAAATATAATGAAGGATAGTGTAATTTTGAAGTATTTTAGTTCGTTTTTGAGTGATTCTTCTGTCTTTTATTGGAAGTTTTTTTTGTGGCATGTGATATTTTTGCCCTTCTTCTTTTTTTTGTTTGTTTTTTATCACGCAAAAAGAGTTTTACCAAGGATTGAGTTTGTATCTATAGCTTTATCGCTGAGTGTTATTTTTATGCTGTTTTTTAAAATGCCAAAGGACATTCCGTTTAATTTGACTTCAAAGCATTTGACAGGTCCTTGGTTTTTTGAAGGTGTTGAAAATATGTTAAAGATGAATGTAAATGTTGATATTGCCGTTTTTCTTGGTTTTTTTCCGTCTATTGCCCTTATGTTTTATAAAAATGAGTCAAAGTTCAAAACAGTTATAAACATACTGCTTATTCTTTGGGTTATATTTTATGTTGCGATTAGCTTGGTTTAG
- a CDS encoding glycoside hydrolase family 57, with the protein MLNLYLIFHLNLMYSSIEEEQRKDVIKKCYFPLLDIAENFAPVGIEATGLTLEIINSIEPSWIDKLKKLVELKRVEFVASGYSQIIGPLMPKVLNIKNQEIGLEVYKSLLGIKPKIVLVNEMAYSKGLVDIYADFGFKAFIMEWNNPYRFHKEWDKEIRYYPCMVEGVRKNLPVIWADSIAFQKFQRYAHGEMSLKEYVEYISSHNSEKPRFFPLYANDAEIFNFRPGRYKTEGLVEHDEWNRIKRLLCVLDKKKEFEFVLPSELTEHVINKAIRLESPQQPIPVKKQEKYNINRWALTGRNDLEINTDVFRLTKALISGNANNEEWKKLLYFASSDFRTHITDKRWKRFRQRIERFKEKFSVYIEPLSLPLKEIENLKVKNDRFNLEIETDSIGCVFNKIKGLTAKSVVFKDISNKPLIGTIQHGYYDDISLGADFFSFHSIIERPGEHKFTNLGETEFVIEQSDDFVKIEDTQQDKGIVFKKSVCILKDAIRIGIKIELPNRKLARIHPFNITFIPDAWDRESLFFATHNGSDKEIFYLKNVEVNHAESLSALISAKYGLGATEGIMFIGDRYKTLQVIHNPLRSALIPFVFFKPMNDTFFLRLEYSACEMDDTFKESKESQNIECEFIIRAAK; encoded by the coding sequence ATGCTTAATCTTTATCTTATTTTCCACCTAAATCTTATGTATTCTTCAATCGAAGAAGAGCAGAGAAAAGATGTAATTAAAAAGTGCTATTTTCCTTTGCTTGATATTGCCGAAAATTTTGCGCCTGTTGGCATAGAAGCAACTGGGTTGACGCTTGAAATAATAAACTCCATTGAGCCATCCTGGATCGATAAGTTAAAGAAGCTTGTTGAGCTTAAAAGGGTTGAGTTTGTAGCAAGTGGTTATTCTCAAATTATTGGCCCGTTGATGCCAAAGGTTTTGAATATAAAAAACCAGGAGATTGGACTTGAAGTTTACAAAAGTCTTTTAGGGATAAAACCGAAAATTGTTCTTGTAAACGAAATGGCTTATTCTAAAGGACTTGTTGATATTTATGCTGATTTTGGATTCAAAGCTTTTATTATGGAGTGGAATAATCCTTATAGGTTTCATAAGGAGTGGGATAAAGAGATTAGATACTATCCTTGCATGGTTGAAGGAGTAAGAAAGAATCTGCCTGTCATCTGGGCTGACTCAATAGCGTTTCAGAAGTTTCAACGATATGCACACGGAGAGATGTCGCTTAAGGAGTATGTTGAATATATTTCATCGCACAATTCGGAAAAACCGAGATTCTTTCCTTTGTATGCTAATGATGCTGAGATTTTTAACTTTAGGCCAGGAAGATATAAAACGGAAGGTTTGGTGGAACATGATGAGTGGAATAGGATTAAAAGGCTTCTGTGTGTTTTAGATAAAAAAAAGGAGTTTGAGTTTGTTTTGCCTTCTGAGTTAACTGAACATGTGATTAATAAAGCCATACGACTTGAATCGCCTCAGCAACCTATTCCTGTGAAAAAACAGGAAAAATACAACATAAACCGTTGGGCTTTGACAGGTAGAAATGATTTGGAAATTAATACCGATGTCTTTAGGCTTACAAAAGCCTTGATTAGTGGCAATGCAAACAATGAAGAGTGGAAGAAACTTTTGTATTTTGCATCGAGCGATTTTAGAACGCACATAACAGACAAAAGATGGAAAAGGTTTAGGCAACGGATTGAAAGGTTTAAAGAAAAGTTTTCTGTTTATATTGAGCCATTAAGTTTACCTTTGAAAGAGATTGAAAATTTAAAGGTTAAAAACGACAGGTTTAATCTTGAGATTGAAACGGACAGTATAGGTTGCGTTTTTAACAAAATCAAGGGTTTAACGGCAAAAAGTGTTGTATTTAAGGATATTTCAAATAAGCCTTTAATTGGCACGATTCAGCACGGCTATTATGATGATATTTCGCTTGGAGCCGATTTCTTCTCATTTCATAGTATTATAGAAAGGCCAGGTGAACATAAATTTACGAATTTAGGTGAAACTGAGTTTGTGATTGAGCAGAGTGATGATTTTGTGAAAATAGAAGATACACAGCAGGATAAAGGGATAGTTTTCAAAAAAAGTGTTTGTATTCTGAAAGATGCCATAAGGATTGGCATAAAAATTGAGCTTCCAAATAGAAAATTGGCAAGGATTCACCCATTCAATATAACATTTATTCCTGATGCATGGGATAGGGAGTCGCTCTTTTTTGCAACACACAACGGCTCGGATAAAGAGATTTTTTATCTGAAGAATGTTGAAGTTAATCATGCAGAGAGTTTATCTGCTTTAATATCTGCCAAATACGGGCTTGGCGCAACAGAAGGTATAATGTTTATTGGTGATAGATACAAGACACTTCAAGTTATCCATAACCCATTAAGAAGCGCTTTGATTCCTTTTGTATTTTTTAAGCCTATGAATGATACATTTTTCTTAAGACTCGAATATTCAGCCTGCGAAATGGATGATACATTTAAGGAGAGTAAAGAGTCTCAGAATATAGAGTGTGAGTTTATTATTAGAGCGGCAAAATAG
- a CDS encoding Crp/Fnr family transcriptional regulator: protein MSDIRVIKNIEIFSHLNNETLREIDRYIKIKNYIKGEIIFIENDVVDKLLILKDGRIEVYKNNENGKKFTLWYIRPFEPFCLAAFTLGKAISNVRAVERSSVYYIHKKDVERIFKKYPDVYAKVLDIMAHRFLIKSRILENVALNDTKMRIFDILTDNNYMFTAEERCVIPLTQNEIASLSGVCRETVCRILSRLKKEGILDIGQKQIVIKDLKKLQDYCSNRS, encoded by the coding sequence ATGAGTGATATAAGAGTAATCAAGAATATAGAGATATTCTCTCATCTCAATAATGAGACTCTAAGAGAAATCGACAGGTATATAAAGATAAAAAATTATATAAAAGGAGAGATAATATTTATAGAAAATGATGTTGTAGATAAACTTTTAATACTTAAAGATGGTAGAATTGAAGTTTATAAAAATAATGAAAATGGTAAGAAATTCACACTTTGGTATATAAGACCCTTTGAACCGTTTTGTCTTGCTGCTTTTACTCTTGGTAAAGCTATATCTAATGTAAGAGCTGTGGAAAGAAGTAGTGTCTATTACATTCACAAAAAAGATGTCGAGAGAATATTTAAGAAATATCCGGATGTTTATGCTAAGGTTCTCGATATAATGGCTCATAGATTTCTTATAAAGTCAAGAATTCTTGAGAATGTTGCACTGAATGATACAAAAATGAGAATATTCGACATATTGACAGATAACAATTATATGTTTACTGCTGAAGAGAGATGTGTTATTCCGCTTACTCAAAACGAGATAGCATCCCTAAGTGGTGTGTGCAGAGAGACTGTCTGTAGAATTTTATCGCGCCTAAAAAAAGAAGGTATATTGGATATAGGTCAAAAACAGATAGTAATAAAGGATTTAAAAAAACTTCAGGATTACTGCTCGAACAGGTCTTAA
- a CDS encoding rhodanese-like domain-containing protein — protein MKRFFVSMVAACMFIFTASFGAHAGTPVSKKKMEIAKQHIQQVTPQKAAEMKGAIFVDVRSLPEYKAGHIPGAIWAPRGLLDFKALKWFKDKSKTYIVYCKTGGRGSISTYDMVQLGYKAYNLKGGFLAWKKAGLPIEKGAPAGLGKGVEK, from the coding sequence ATGAAGAGATTTTTTGTGTCAATGGTAGCAGCTTGTATGTTCATCTTTACTGCAAGCTTTGGTGCTCATGCTGGAACGCCTGTCTCAAAAAAGAAGATGGAGATTGCTAAGCAGCACATCCAGCAGGTAACACCGCAGAAGGCAGCAGAGATGAAAGGTGCAATCTTTGTTGATGTAAGAAGCTTGCCAGAGTATAAGGCTGGCCACATTCCTGGTGCAATATGGGCTCCAAGAGGATTGCTGGACTTTAAAGCTCTTAAATGGTTCAAGGATAAGTCCAAGACTTACATCGTTTACTGCAAAACTGGCGGAAGAGGCTCAATCTCCACATACGATATGGTTCAGCTCGGCTATAAAGCTTACAACTTAAAGGGTGGTTTTCTTGCTTGGAAAAAGGCTGGTTTACCAATCGAGAAAGGTGCTCCTGCTGGCTTGGGTAAAGGTGTAGAGAAATAA
- a CDS encoding TorD/DmsD family molecular chaperone: MSELSEALGICADLLYYPEEEIKHEFARLFSLVGSTNKVDEILEGKSLSDLQSHYISMFDVKFGGVECVPYESWWSKKRLMGNEALNVEKFYERCGFRYNRDEFKMPPDHISIEIGFLSLLIEEKRFEEACKMVREHLGWVNKFYECVKDKSKIYGEILSILVNFLNKIKKGEVCLSES; this comes from the coding sequence ATGAGTGAGCTTTCCGAAGCCTTAGGGATTTGTGCGGATTTGCTTTATTATCCAGAAGAAGAGATAAAACATGAGTTTGCAAGGTTGTTTTCTCTTGTAGGGTCCACAAATAAGGTGGATGAAATCTTGGAAGGTAAGAGTTTGAGTGACTTGCAAAGTCATTATATTAGCATGTTTGATGTAAAGTTTGGTGGTGTTGAGTGTGTGCCTTATGAGTCTTGGTGGTCTAAAAAGAGACTTATGGGTAATGAAGCTTTGAATGTTGAAAAATTCTATGAAAGGTGTGGTTTTAGATACAATAGGGATGAGTTTAAGATGCCGCCAGACCATATCTCTATAGAAATTGGATTTCTTTCGCTTCTTATAGAAGAGAAAAGATTTGAAGAAGCGTGTAAGATGGTTAGAGAACATCTCGGATGGGTGAATAAGTTTTATGAGTGCGTAAAGGATAAAAGTAAAATATACGGGGAAATTTTGTCGATACTTGTAAATTTTCTAAACAAGATTAAGAAGGGGGAAGTATGTCTCAGCGAATCTTAA
- a CDS encoding ATP-grasp domain-containing protein: MNSLLILGTGADQIFGIKKAKEMGLYTIGLDANAESCGVKLVDEFHQVSVKDLEAVEGFVRNYKGKIDGVIAFGVDIPEILAKVAEIRSLPFYTSFEKAALSKDKFLAKEILSKYGVRLPKYKKIETFEELRKAIKEFGYPVVLKPVDNSGARGVLRLTHKTDLKWTYEFSKSFCSKDYLIVEQFLDGLQISSESFVVDGRVYTIGLSARNYEFLEKFSPFIIENGGDLPPDLDDSQRELIDKEIKKCAEAFGVKNGVIKGDLVVKDGKIFVIEVALRLSGGHFSSVEIPMNTGVDFLKYAILIALGEKIDTKVLEYQSKRFVSLRYIFPYKKGIIRKLKFPDWMENDKNVVAKGFYFKEGDIANYPVKSHPERLGYFIVVADKREEIENKIDRVYKETVVEIE, from the coding sequence ATGAATTCCCTTCTCATTCTTGGAACAGGTGCTGACCAGATTTTTGGCATAAAAAAAGCAAAAGAAATGGGTTTATATACAATCGGTCTTGATGCAAATGCCGAATCCTGTGGTGTTAAGTTGGTTGATGAGTTTCATCAGGTAAGTGTAAAGGATTTAGAAGCTGTTGAAGGATTTGTTAGAAATTATAAGGGTAAGATTGATGGTGTTATAGCATTTGGTGTTGATATACCTGAGATTTTAGCAAAGGTTGCAGAAATTAGGAGTTTGCCTTTTTATACAAGTTTTGAAAAAGCCGCTTTATCAAAAGATAAGTTTCTTGCAAAAGAGATTTTGAGTAAATATGGCGTAAGGTTGCCTAAGTATAAAAAAATCGAAACATTTGAAGAACTTAGGAAAGCAATAAAAGAGTTTGGTTATCCTGTTGTTTTGAAACCTGTCGACAACAGCGGCGCAAGGGGGGTTTTAAGACTAACCCACAAGACAGATTTAAAATGGACCTATGAGTTTTCGAAGAGTTTTTGCTCTAAGGATTACTTGATAGTTGAGCAGTTTTTGGATGGCTTGCAGATTAGCTCAGAGAGTTTTGTTGTTGATGGCAGAGTTTATACAATCGGACTGTCAGCAAGAAATTATGAATTTTTGGAAAAGTTCTCACCTTTCATTATAGAAAACGGTGGAGATTTGCCGCCTGATTTGGATGATAGTCAAAGAGAATTGATCGATAAAGAGATTAAAAAGTGTGCCGAAGCCTTTGGTGTGAAAAACGGCGTTATAAAAGGAGACCTTGTTGTAAAAGATGGCAAGATTTTTGTTATAGAAGTTGCTTTAAGGTTGTCAGGCGGACATTTCTCTTCTGTTGAAATTCCAATGAATACGGGTGTTGATTTTTTAAAATATGCAATTTTGATAGCATTAGGCGAAAAAATTGATACAAAAGTGTTGGAGTATCAATCTAAAAGATTTGTAAGCTTGCGTTATATCTTCCCGTATAAGAAGGGCATTATAAGAAAGCTTAAGTTTCCCGATTGGATGGAAAATGATAAGAATGTTGTTGCAAAGGGCTTTTATTTTAAGGAAGGTGATATTGCAAACTATCCTGTTAAGTCTCACCCAGAAAGATTGGGCTATTTTATAGTTGTTGCCGATAAAAGAGAAGAAATTGAGAACAAGATAGATAGAGTTTATAAAGAGACAGTTGTAGAGATAGAGTAA